A genomic window from Halomonas sp. LR3S48 includes:
- the aceE gene encoding pyruvate dehydrogenase (acetyl-transferring), homodimeric type, whose translation MSLEAREDFDPVETTEWLDSLESVLDREGEERARYLLTRLADRLRRDGMQAPFSVTTPHRNTIPVHREAPMPGDLFMERRIRSLIRYNAIAQVIRNNRANPGLGGHIASFMSAATLYDVGFNHFFRAPNGDFEGDLVYIQGHVAPGVYARAYLEGRLTEAQMDKYRQEVDGDGLSSYPHPWLMPDFWQFPTVSMGLGPIQAIYQAHVMKYLDSRELRNMHDRKIWCFMGDGECDEPESLGAIHLASREKLDNLIFVINCNLQRLDGPVRGNGRIIDELEGVFRGAGWNVLKVVWGRLWDPLFEKDKKGILQKRMDEAVDGEYQNYKAIDGGYTREHFFGKYPETAEMVKDLSDEDIWRLNRGGHDPFKVYAAYHEAVNNANGRPTVILAHTVKGYGMGSGEGEASMEAHQVKTMEYEALRKFRDRFGIPLTDEQLKEVPYYKPEDDSPELKYMHLQRERLGGYLPQRRSDFQALTIPSLEDKTFATQLVGSKGREISTTMSFVRILNGLVKDKKIGQQVVPIVPDEARTFGMEGMFRQLGIYTSEGQKYEPVDKGQIMFYREDKKGQILEEGITEAGAMSAWIAAATSYSNHNLPLLPFYIYYSMFGFQRIGDLAWAAGDLQARGFLVGGTAGRTTLNGEGLQHQDGHSHLQAATIPNCRSYDPTYAHEVAVIVQDGLKRMFADKENCFYYLTVMNENYEHPELENVPAEDIIKGMYLLREHQGDKGHVQLLGSGTILREVEAAAQMLAEEWGVASDVWSVTSFNELRREALLLEREAFINAAEEPVKPHVTRCLEGRKGPVIASTDYMRLFADQVRAWVPTDYHVLGTDGYGRSDTREKLRHFFEVDRYFVTVASLKALADRGELDRKVVAEAIKKYGIDPNKPNPLTS comes from the coding sequence ATGAGTCTGGAGGCAAGAGAAGATTTCGATCCGGTCGAAACCACGGAATGGCTGGATTCCCTGGAGTCGGTCCTGGATCGTGAGGGCGAGGAACGCGCCCGGTACCTGCTGACACGCCTGGCCGACCGGCTGCGTCGTGACGGCATGCAGGCACCCTTCTCGGTGACCACGCCGCATCGCAACACCATCCCGGTGCACCGCGAAGCGCCGATGCCGGGTGACTTGTTCATGGAGCGGCGCATTCGCTCGCTGATCCGTTACAACGCCATCGCCCAGGTCATCCGCAACAACCGCGCCAACCCGGGCCTGGGTGGGCATATCGCCAGCTTCATGTCCGCCGCCACGCTCTACGACGTCGGCTTCAACCATTTCTTCCGTGCGCCCAATGGCGATTTCGAGGGCGACCTGGTCTACATCCAGGGCCACGTGGCACCGGGCGTCTATGCCCGCGCCTATCTGGAAGGGCGCCTCACCGAAGCGCAGATGGACAAGTACCGCCAGGAAGTCGACGGCGATGGCCTGTCGTCCTATCCACACCCTTGGCTGATGCCCGACTTCTGGCAGTTCCCCACCGTCTCCATGGGCCTGGGCCCGATCCAGGCGATCTACCAGGCTCACGTGATGAAGTACCTCGATTCGCGCGAGCTCAGGAATATGCATGATCGCAAGATCTGGTGTTTCATGGGCGACGGCGAGTGCGACGAGCCGGAATCGCTGGGTGCCATCCACCTGGCCAGCCGCGAGAAGCTCGACAACCTGATCTTCGTTATCAACTGCAACCTGCAGCGCCTCGACGGCCCGGTGCGTGGCAACGGCCGCATCATCGACGAACTCGAGGGCGTATTCCGCGGCGCCGGCTGGAACGTGCTCAAGGTGGTCTGGGGCCGGCTGTGGGATCCGCTGTTCGAGAAGGACAAGAAGGGCATCCTGCAGAAGCGCATGGACGAGGCGGTTGACGGCGAATACCAGAACTACAAGGCCATCGACGGCGGTTACACCCGTGAGCACTTCTTCGGCAAGTACCCGGAAACCGCCGAGATGGTCAAGGACCTGTCCGACGAGGACATCTGGCGCCTCAACCGTGGCGGTCACGATCCGTTCAAGGTCTACGCGGCCTACCATGAGGCGGTCAACAACGCCAATGGCCGCCCCACCGTGATCCTGGCGCATACCGTCAAGGGCTACGGCATGGGCAGCGGCGAGGGCGAGGCTTCCATGGAAGCCCACCAGGTCAAGACCATGGAATACGAAGCGCTGCGCAAGTTCCGCGACCGCTTCGGCATTCCGCTGACCGACGAGCAGCTCAAGGAGGTGCCGTACTACAAGCCGGAGGACGACTCTCCCGAGCTCAAGTACATGCACCTGCAGCGCGAGCGCCTGGGTGGTTACCTGCCGCAGCGCCGCAGCGACTTCCAGGCATTGACGATCCCGTCGCTCGAGGACAAGACCTTCGCCACCCAGCTGGTCGGCTCCAAGGGGCGCGAGATCTCCACCACCATGTCCTTCGTGCGCATTCTCAATGGCCTGGTGAAGGACAAGAAGATCGGCCAGCAGGTGGTACCGATCGTGCCTGACGAGGCGCGTACCTTCGGCATGGAGGGCATGTTCCGCCAGCTCGGCATCTATACCTCCGAAGGCCAGAAGTACGAGCCCGTCGACAAGGGCCAGATCATGTTCTACCGCGAGGACAAGAAGGGCCAGATCCTCGAGGAGGGCATCACCGAGGCCGGCGCGATGTCGGCGTGGATCGCCGCGGCGACCTCCTACAGCAACCACAACCTGCCGCTGCTGCCGTTCTACATCTACTACTCGATGTTCGGCTTCCAGCGCATCGGCGACCTGGCCTGGGCCGCTGGCGACCTGCAGGCGCGCGGTTTCCTGGTCGGCGGTACCGCCGGGCGCACCACGCTGAACGGCGAGGGCCTGCAGCACCAGGATGGCCACAGCCACCTGCAGGCGGCGACCATCCCCAACTGCCGCAGCTACGATCCCACCTATGCCCATGAGGTGGCGGTGATCGTCCAGGATGGCCTGAAGCGCATGTTCGCCGACAAGGAGAACTGCTTCTACTACCTGACGGTGATGAACGAGAACTACGAGCACCCCGAGCTCGAGAACGTGCCGGCCGAGGACATCATCAAGGGCATGTACCTGCTGCGCGAGCATCAGGGCGACAAGGGCCACGTGCAGTTGCTCGGTTCCGGCACCATCCTGCGCGAGGTGGAAGCGGCGGCCCAAATGCTGGCCGAGGAGTGGGGCGTGGCGTCCGACGTGTGGAGCGTGACCAGCTTCAACGAGCTGCGTCGCGAGGCCCTGCTGCTCGAGCGTGAAGCCTTCATCAACGCTGCCGAAGAGCCGGTCAAGCCGCACGTCACTCGCTGCCTGGAAGGCCGCAAGGGGCCGGTCATCGCCTCCACCGACTACATGCGTCTGTTCGCCGATCAGGTCCGTGCCTGGGTGCCGACCGACTACCATGTATTGGGAACCGACGGCTACGGCCGCTCCGATACCCGCGAGAAGCTGCGCCACTTCTTCGAGGTCGATCGCTACTTCGTGACCGTGGCCTCGCTCAAGGCGCTGGCCGACCGTGGCGAGTTGGATCGCAAGGTCGTCGCCGAGGCGATCAAGAAGTACGGCATCGATCCCAACAAGCCCAATCCGCTGACGAGCTGA
- the aceF gene encoding pyruvate dehydrogenase complex dihydrolipoyllysine-residue acetyltransferase, with protein sequence MSSEIIKVPDIGGSEDVEIIEIAVSEGDVIQPEDTLITLESDKASMDVPSPKGGKVVRVLVKEGDTVSEGDDIVELEVEGGGSDDAGSGEKAEAKREEAPKEPQAAEEKPAAKKPSGGGKRTVEIKVPDLGGSENVEVIEVAVSEGDEVNEEDPLITLESDKASMDVPSPHTGKLVTFTVKEGDTVSEGDVIGTMEIAGDGEADEAEPEAVETTAEPAEQAEAPAEEEATSGEPERKEIRVPDLSGSSDVPIIEIAVSAGDEVDEEDPLITLESDKASMDVPSPYKGKLIELTVKEGDTVSEGDLIGYIEVAGAKPRAATPKSSKAPSEPSEKPASPTQAKPTPAGTPSPEAQMAAHKPRDGKLVHAGPAVRMLARELGVDLGLVKPSGPKERVLKEDVHAYVKQVMAGQAKAPAAAPAATGGAGIPPVPDQDFSQFGEIEEKPMGRLLKMGATNLHRSWLNVPHVTQFDEADITELEAFRKSMKAEAEAQGAKLTPLPFMIKACAFALRKFPQFNVSLKSDGETLVWKKYVHIGVAVDTPDGLMVPVIRDADKKSLIELAKESVELAGKAQSKKLKREEMTGGCFTISSLGSIGGTAFTPIVNAPEVAILGVSKAQMKPVWNGSDFEPRLMMPLSLSYDHRAVNGADAARFTAFLAAALSDIRRLLM encoded by the coding sequence TTGAGTAGCGAAATCATAAAAGTTCCAGACATCGGCGGCAGCGAAGACGTCGAGATCATCGAAATCGCCGTATCCGAAGGGGACGTCATCCAGCCCGAGGACACCCTGATCACGCTGGAGTCCGACAAGGCCAGCATGGACGTACCCTCGCCCAAGGGCGGCAAGGTCGTTCGCGTGCTGGTGAAGGAGGGCGATACCGTCTCCGAGGGCGACGACATCGTCGAGCTCGAGGTGGAGGGTGGCGGCAGCGATGATGCCGGCAGCGGCGAGAAGGCCGAGGCCAAGCGGGAAGAGGCGCCCAAGGAGCCCCAGGCCGCCGAAGAGAAGCCGGCAGCGAAGAAACCCTCCGGCGGCGGCAAGCGCACCGTCGAGATCAAGGTGCCCGACCTGGGCGGTTCGGAGAACGTCGAGGTGATCGAGGTGGCCGTCTCCGAGGGAGATGAGGTCAACGAAGAGGACCCCTTGATCACCCTGGAGTCCGACAAGGCCTCCATGGACGTACCGAGCCCCCACACCGGGAAATTGGTCACGTTCACCGTCAAGGAGGGCGATACCGTCTCCGAGGGTGACGTGATCGGCACCATGGAGATCGCTGGCGACGGCGAGGCCGACGAGGCCGAGCCCGAGGCGGTGGAAACCACCGCGGAACCCGCCGAACAGGCAGAGGCCCCGGCCGAGGAAGAGGCCACCAGCGGTGAGCCCGAGCGCAAGGAGATCCGCGTACCGGATCTTTCCGGCTCGAGCGACGTGCCGATCATCGAGATCGCCGTCAGCGCCGGCGACGAAGTCGACGAGGAGGATCCGCTGATCACCCTGGAGTCCGACAAGGCCTCCATGGACGTGCCGAGCCCCTACAAGGGCAAGCTGATCGAACTCACCGTCAAGGAGGGCGACACCGTCTCCGAGGGTGACCTGATCGGCTATATCGAGGTTGCCGGAGCCAAGCCGCGGGCGGCCACGCCCAAGTCCAGCAAGGCGCCTAGCGAGCCGAGCGAAAAGCCGGCCTCGCCCACCCAGGCCAAGCCGACTCCGGCCGGTACGCCGAGCCCCGAGGCGCAGATGGCGGCCCACAAGCCGCGCGATGGCAAGCTGGTGCACGCCGGCCCCGCGGTGCGCATGCTGGCACGCGAGCTGGGCGTCGACCTGGGGCTGGTCAAGCCGAGCGGGCCCAAGGAGCGGGTGCTCAAGGAGGACGTCCACGCCTACGTCAAGCAGGTGATGGCCGGCCAGGCCAAGGCGCCTGCTGCCGCGCCGGCGGCGACCGGCGGCGCGGGCATCCCGCCGGTACCGGACCAGGACTTCAGCCAGTTCGGCGAGATCGAAGAGAAGCCGATGGGCCGCCTGCTCAAGATGGGCGCGACCAACCTGCATCGCAGCTGGCTCAACGTGCCCCACGTCACTCAGTTCGACGAGGCGGACATCACCGAGCTGGAGGCCTTCCGCAAGTCGATGAAGGCCGAGGCCGAGGCCCAGGGGGCCAAGCTCACGCCGCTGCCGTTCATGATCAAGGCGTGCGCCTTCGCCCTGCGCAAGTTCCCGCAGTTCAACGTCAGCTTGAAGAGCGACGGCGAGACCCTGGTGTGGAAGAAGTACGTCCACATCGGTGTCGCGGTCGATACGCCTGACGGGCTGATGGTGCCGGTGATCCGCGATGCCGACAAAAAGTCGCTGATCGAGCTGGCCAAGGAGAGCGTGGAGCTGGCCGGCAAGGCGCAGTCGAAGAAGCTCAAGCGCGAGGAGATGACCGGCGGCTGCTTCACCATCTCCAGCCTGGGCTCCATCGGCGGCACCGCCTTCACGCCGATCGTCAACGCCCCGGAGGTCGCCATCCTCGGCGTCTCCAAGGCCCAGATGAAGCCGGTGTGGAACGGCTCCGACTTCGAACCGCGGCTGATGATGCCGCTGTCCCTCTCATACGACCACCGGGCCGTCAACGGTGCCGATGCCGCACGCTTCACCGCCTTCCTGGCGGCAGCGCTGAGCGACATCCGCCGCCTGCTGATGTAA
- the adk gene encoding adenylate kinase, with amino-acid sequence MRLILLGAPGAGKGTQAQFICERYKIPQISTGDMLRAAVKEGSELGLKVKEIMTSGGLVSDDLIISLVKERIAQPDCENGFLFDGFPRTIPQADAMKEAGVKIDHVLEIAVADEEIVKRLAGRRVHPGSGRVYHVEYNPPKQEGKDDVTGEPLIQRDDDRESTVRNRLAVYHEQTAPLVDYYQEWAEKEPQAAPAYHRVEGVGSVDEITRKVTEALDG; translated from the coding sequence ATGCGTTTGATCCTGTTGGGCGCGCCGGGTGCCGGCAAAGGTACCCAGGCCCAGTTCATCTGCGAACGCTACAAGATTCCGCAGATTTCCACTGGCGACATGCTGCGCGCGGCGGTCAAGGAAGGCAGCGAGCTGGGGCTCAAGGTCAAGGAGATCATGACCAGCGGAGGCCTGGTGTCCGACGATCTGATCATTTCGCTGGTCAAGGAGCGCATCGCGCAGCCCGACTGTGAGAACGGCTTCCTGTTCGACGGCTTCCCGCGCACCATCCCCCAGGCCGATGCCATGAAGGAGGCCGGGGTCAAGATCGATCACGTCCTCGAGATCGCCGTGGCGGACGAGGAGATCGTCAAGCGTTTGGCGGGGCGGCGCGTGCACCCCGGCTCCGGTCGGGTCTATCACGTCGAGTACAATCCGCCCAAGCAGGAAGGCAAGGACGATGTTACCGGCGAGCCGCTGATCCAGCGCGACGACGACCGCGAATCCACCGTGCGCAACCGCCTGGCGGTGTACCACGAGCAGACCGCACCGCTGGTCGACTACTATCAGGAGTGGGCCGAGAAGGAGCCGCAAGCGGCACCGGCCTACCACCGCGTGGAAGGCGTGGGCAGCGTCGACGAGATCACACGCAAGGTGACCGAGGCATTGGACGGTTAA
- the tsaB gene encoding tRNA (adenosine(37)-N6)-threonylcarbamoyltransferase complex dimerization subunit type 1 TsaB yields the protein MPILLALDASSSACSAALLIRRDGAEERLVTRFALTPREHTRRLLPMVDEVLAEAGVSPSELDAVAYGRGPGSFTGLRIAAGTAQGLAYGLDRPLLGVSTLEALALAAHRRHGVEHIVTAMDARMGEIYVAAWRCRDGATEALLDEAVMPPQRLQLPEVSSEGGWHGIGSGWALWEAMPTEVQAAIAQRDAESEPAAEEMVLLAARDYAQGLRPAAHESQPIYLRDQVAWQKGK from the coding sequence ATGCCGATCCTGCTGGCTCTCGATGCTTCTTCCAGTGCCTGTTCCGCCGCTCTGCTGATACGGCGCGACGGCGCCGAGGAGCGGCTCGTGACTCGCTTCGCCCTGACACCCCGAGAGCATACCCGCCGCCTGCTGCCGATGGTCGACGAGGTGCTGGCCGAGGCGGGCGTGTCGCCTTCCGAACTTGATGCCGTGGCCTACGGCCGCGGCCCAGGCTCTTTCACCGGCCTGCGTATCGCCGCCGGCACGGCCCAAGGGCTGGCCTATGGTCTGGACCGCCCCTTGCTGGGCGTCTCGACCCTCGAGGCGCTGGCCCTGGCCGCGCATCGACGCCACGGCGTCGAGCATATCGTCACGGCCATGGATGCACGCATGGGTGAGATCTACGTCGCCGCCTGGCGCTGTCGCGATGGCGCGACCGAAGCCCTGCTCGATGAGGCCGTAATGCCGCCGCAGCGCCTGCAACTGCCCGAGGTTTCAAGCGAAGGCGGATGGCATGGCATTGGCTCCGGCTGGGCGCTGTGGGAGGCGATGCCAACTGAGGTACAGGCGGCCATTGCGCAGCGCGATGCCGAATCCGAGCCTGCCGCCGAGGAGATGGTATTGCTGGCCGCCAGAGACTATGCACAGGGTCTTCGCCCCGCCGCACACGAGAGCCAGCCGATCTACCTGCGCGATCAGGTAGCGTGGCAGAAGGGCAAATGA
- a CDS encoding class I SAM-dependent methyltransferase — protein sequence MSLVDAPSVQVSDGLTLRREGDALVLAGDPACYGKPLRVDFTEGRVAHRRRFGGGRGQLIARACGLAAGVTPSVIDATAGLGRDAFVLASLGAEVLLIERVAQIHALLENGLARAAQDPESAEIVARMHLAHGDAACDLAALVAASTVAPQVIHLDPMFPHREKSALVKKEMRLFRELAGDDDDAPLLLEAALDVASHRVVVKRPRKAPPIEGPAPQHVIEGKTSRYDLYVHRSLKA from the coding sequence ATGAGCCTCGTCGATGCACCGTCGGTTCAGGTGAGCGACGGGCTCACGCTTCGGCGCGAGGGGGATGCCCTGGTGCTGGCCGGCGACCCGGCGTGCTACGGTAAGCCGCTCAGGGTCGACTTCACAGAAGGCCGGGTGGCGCATCGGCGCCGCTTCGGTGGTGGGAGAGGCCAGCTCATCGCTCGGGCCTGCGGTCTGGCGGCCGGCGTAACCCCCAGCGTGATCGATGCCACCGCCGGCCTGGGGCGAGATGCCTTCGTGCTGGCCAGCCTGGGTGCCGAGGTACTGCTGATCGAGCGCGTGGCTCAGATTCATGCCTTGCTGGAAAACGGCCTGGCGCGTGCCGCCCAGGACCCCGAGTCGGCGGAAATCGTCGCCCGCATGCATCTGGCCCATGGCGACGCCGCTTGCGATCTCGCTGCGCTGGTTGCCGCCAGCACGGTGGCGCCCCAAGTGATCCATCTCGATCCCATGTTTCCCCACCGCGAGAAGTCGGCGCTGGTGAAGAAGGAGATGCGCCTGTTCCGTGAGCTCGCCGGAGACGACGACGATGCCCCGTTGCTGCTGGAAGCGGCGCTGGACGTGGCCAGCCACCGCGTGGTGGTCAAGCGTCCGCGCAAGGCCCCGCCCATCGAGGGCCCGGCGCCGCAGCACGTCATCGAAGGCAAGACCAGTCGTTACGACCTCTACGTTCACCGTTCCCTGAAGGCCTGA
- the plsB gene encoding glycerol-3-phosphate 1-O-acyltransferase PlsB, producing the protein MALAHTLLAALRAPLKGLIKIWVETRLIEPAPGDLAIDPARPTLYVLPHPALSDALLLEVLCQRHGLPPAHGRIRLDGLELPASVALPTRQRRLWRRSRALEAPFRQAFEHLDVHSEVDIQLIPVSVFWGRAPGKRFGFWRLLAADSWQLAGRLRRALSVLINGKSVEVHFGAPLLLRDLLDDRGPAMANRKSARLLRVHFRRMRTRVLGPDLSHRRTLIEGVAASPEVRRVIGELALAERRSPERLQRRALRYGREIASNMTYPVLRFMDGLLRRLWNRLYDGVDVLGLDRVKALAGDHTLVYVPCHRSHIDYLLLSYVLYRDGLMPPHIAAGRNLNMPLIGPLLRRGGAFFMRRSFRDKPLYAAVFNEYLHRLLARGHPLEYFIEGGRSRSGRMLTPRPGMLSMTLRSFRRSAAGSSPPRLVFIPVYIGYERIIENASYQRELRGGKKRKESPLALLRVLGQLRQPFGKVTVNVGEPLLLGAWLNDTAPGWRDDLTQAKPAWFNHAVPRLGDELARRINAAAALNPVNLVALVLLATPHHAIEASLMSRQLALLAALQRHCPGGQHVNLPQGTPEEWIAEVVALGMIERRPHALGDILMATAEQASLLVWYRNNVLHLFALAGLTAFAFRHAPRHDLEGLLAQLGPPWPILTRELFLEPADLPEVLPAMLEALFQEGLLQRHGDGWQRPRSLEAGEQLRLLARLMQPSLERGYLLLAILLDQPPGNLSRDALAERSQQLTERLALLTGRDAPEFFDRKLFASLIESLEAEGWIWEQDERLWFDERLRSAAQRTGELYDPALRHRLQLISHG; encoded by the coding sequence ATGGCCCTAGCCCACACTCTGCTCGCTGCACTTCGCGCCCCACTCAAGGGCTTGATCAAGATCTGGGTCGAGACCCGGCTCATCGAGCCCGCCCCCGGCGACCTCGCCATCGATCCTGCACGGCCCACGCTCTACGTTCTGCCCCATCCGGCGCTTTCCGACGCTCTGCTGCTCGAGGTGCTGTGCCAACGCCATGGGCTGCCGCCGGCCCACGGCCGAATTCGCCTGGATGGTCTCGAGCTGCCGGCCAGTGTCGCGCTGCCCACCCGCCAGCGTCGCCTGTGGCGACGCAGCCGCGCACTCGAGGCTCCCTTTCGCCAGGCTTTCGAACACCTCGATGTCCACTCCGAGGTCGATATCCAACTGATCCCGGTGAGCGTGTTCTGGGGGCGCGCGCCGGGCAAGCGCTTCGGCTTCTGGCGCCTGCTGGCGGCCGATAGCTGGCAATTGGCCGGCCGGCTGCGTCGGGCGCTGTCGGTGCTGATCAATGGCAAGAGCGTCGAGGTGCACTTCGGGGCACCGCTACTGCTGCGCGATTTGCTGGACGATCGCGGGCCCGCCATGGCCAATCGCAAGAGCGCACGGCTACTGCGTGTCCACTTCCGGCGCATGCGCACGCGCGTACTCGGCCCCGATCTCTCCCACCGCCGCACCCTGATCGAGGGCGTGGCAGCCAGCCCTGAAGTGCGTCGCGTCATCGGCGAGCTGGCGCTAGCCGAGAGACGTTCCCCCGAACGCCTCCAGCGGCGCGCCCTGCGCTACGGTCGTGAAATCGCCTCGAACATGACCTACCCGGTACTGCGTTTCATGGATGGCCTGCTGCGGCGGCTTTGGAATCGGTTGTACGATGGCGTCGATGTCCTTGGTCTGGATCGGGTCAAGGCGCTGGCCGGCGATCATACGCTGGTCTATGTTCCCTGCCACCGCAGCCATATCGACTACCTGCTGCTCTCCTACGTACTTTATCGAGACGGCCTGATGCCTCCGCACATCGCCGCCGGTCGCAACCTGAACATGCCGCTGATCGGTCCCTTGTTGCGCCGCGGCGGCGCCTTCTTCATGCGTCGCAGCTTCCGCGACAAGCCGCTTTATGCCGCCGTGTTCAACGAGTACCTGCATCGCCTGCTGGCGCGCGGCCATCCCCTGGAATACTTCATCGAGGGAGGCCGCTCGCGCAGCGGGCGCATGCTCACCCCACGCCCCGGCATGCTGTCGATGACGCTGCGCTCGTTCCGACGCAGCGCGGCAGGCTCCAGCCCGCCCCGACTCGTGTTCATTCCGGTCTACATCGGCTACGAACGCATCATCGAGAATGCCAGCTATCAGCGCGAGCTGCGCGGCGGCAAGAAGCGCAAGGAGTCGCCGCTGGCGCTACTCCGCGTTCTCGGCCAACTGCGTCAGCCCTTCGGCAAGGTGACGGTCAATGTCGGCGAGCCGCTGCTGCTTGGCGCCTGGCTAAACGACACCGCACCGGGCTGGCGAGACGATCTCACCCAGGCCAAACCGGCCTGGTTCAACCATGCCGTGCCGAGACTCGGCGATGAGCTGGCCCGGCGCATCAACGCCGCGGCGGCACTCAATCCGGTCAACCTGGTGGCACTAGTGCTCCTGGCCACGCCCCACCACGCCATCGAAGCCAGCCTGATGTCGCGCCAGCTCGCCCTGCTGGCCGCCTTGCAGCGTCACTGCCCCGGTGGGCAGCACGTCAATCTACCGCAGGGCACCCCAGAGGAGTGGATCGCCGAGGTCGTCGCCCTGGGGATGATCGAACGCCGCCCGCATGCACTGGGCGATATCCTCATGGCAACGGCGGAACAGGCCAGCCTGCTGGTGTGGTACCGCAACAACGTGCTGCACCTGTTCGCCCTGGCCGGGCTGACCGCCTTCGCCTTTCGCCATGCTCCGCGCCACGATCTGGAGGGTCTGCTCGCTCAGCTCGGCCCGCCCTGGCCGATACTGACTCGAGAATTGTTTCTCGAGCCCGCGGACTTGCCCGAAGTTCTACCCGCGATGCTGGAGGCGCTGTTCCAGGAAGGCCTGCTGCAACGCCATGGCGACGGCTGGCAGCGCCCCAGGAGCCTGGAAGCCGGCGAGCAGCTACGCCTGCTGGCGAGGCTGATGCAGCCCTCGCTGGAGCGCGGCTACCTGCTATTGGCGATCCTGCTCGACCAACCCCCGGGAAACCTCAGCCGTGACGCTCTGGCCGAACGCAGCCAGCAGTTGACCGAGCGCCTGGCCCTGCTCACCGGACGCGATGCGCCGGAGTTCTTCGACCGCAAGTTGTTCGCCAGCCTGATCGAAAGTCTGGAAGCCGAAGGCTGGATCTGGGAGCAGGATGAACGACTGTGGTTCGACGAACGGCTGCGCAGCGCCGCGCAGCGAACCGGCGAGCTGTACGATCCGGCGCTGCGGCATAGGCTACAGCTCATCAGCCATGGGTAG
- a CDS encoding phospholipase D-like domain-containing protein, with protein MHGVWRDGNRFELLAESSCFLPVMFSAIEEARRSVLIELYLMESGRLATALIDALCRAAERGVTVALLLDAYGAMGLAGEDRRRLIQAGVALRLFNPLGLSSLARNLTRDHRKLVVIDGRVAFTGGFGAVDEFLEAWYEVAVRIEGPVIADWVRLFSRLWDSPMTRGAGEAALVRQLELDLSPHDDYHGMRGRVVWGQGYRYQAIRHSLYDRVSSAQHRIWLCTPYFVPTRSLRRRLARASRRGVDVRLLLPGRDHDHPWVRYAGQRFYRRLLRAGVRIFEFQPTFIHAKFSLVDQWSSLGSCNFDHWSLQWNLEANQEVDDARFAGEVAMLFERNFAASREITYREWVQRPRWQRFKEWIFGSFDAWLTRLR; from the coding sequence ATGCATGGCGTGTGGCGGGATGGCAATCGGTTCGAGCTGTTGGCGGAGTCGTCGTGCTTCCTGCCGGTAATGTTCTCGGCCATCGAAGAGGCACGCCGCTCGGTACTCATCGAGCTCTACCTGATGGAGTCGGGGCGCCTGGCCACGGCGCTGATCGATGCCCTGTGCCGGGCAGCGGAGCGCGGCGTGACGGTCGCCCTGTTGCTCGATGCCTATGGCGCCATGGGGCTCGCCGGCGAGGACCGGCGACGCCTGATTCAGGCTGGCGTGGCGCTGCGGCTGTTCAACCCGCTGGGGCTGAGTTCGCTGGCGCGCAACCTGACCCGGGATCACCGCAAGCTGGTGGTGATCGACGGGCGAGTCGCCTTCACCGGCGGCTTCGGCGCGGTCGATGAGTTCCTCGAAGCCTGGTACGAGGTTGCGGTGCGTATCGAGGGTCCGGTCATCGCCGATTGGGTGCGGCTGTTCTCGCGGCTGTGGGATTCGCCGATGACACGCGGGGCGGGCGAAGCGGCCCTGGTGCGGCAACTGGAGCTGGATCTCAGCCCGCACGATGACTATCACGGCATGCGTGGCCGGGTGGTGTGGGGTCAGGGCTATCGCTACCAGGCCATCCGCCATTCGCTGTACGACCGCGTGTCATCGGCGCAGCACCGCATCTGGCTGTGCACGCCCTACTTCGTGCCCACCCGCAGCCTGCGCAGGCGGCTGGCACGTGCCTCCCGCCGCGGCGTCGACGTGCGCCTGCTGCTACCAGGCCGTGATCACGACCACCCTTGGGTGCGTTATGCCGGCCAGCGTTTCTATCGGCGGCTGCTGCGCGCCGGGGTGCGCATCTTCGAGTTCCAGCCCACCTTCATCCACGCCAAGTTCTCGCTGGTCGACCAGTGGTCGAGTCTGGGCTCATGCAATTTCGATCACTGGAGCCTGCAATGGAACCTCGAGGCCAACCAGGAAGTGGACGACGCCCGCTTCGCCGGCGAAGTGGCTATGCTATTCGAGCGCAACTTCGCCGCCAGCCGCGAGATCACCTACCGGGAGTGGGTGCAGCGCCCGCGCTGGCAGCGCTTCAAGGAGTGGATCTTCGGCAGCTTCGATGCCTGGCTGACGCGGCTGCGTTAG